TGATCACCTTTCCATTGTCCGTACCGATGAACAACACGTCGTATGTCTTGCCGCCGGGTGTCTTCACCTGAGGATCCACGGCGATCTGCGTGAATCTGTAACTGCGCGAATGGAAGAGAAATCCGTTAGCGCGACCATACTCTTTCGTCGATTCGTATCGACGAACGAGGAGGATTTGCTGGACTTACTGGAAACTGGTGCGTATGACGATAGGCTGACCGAAGAAGCTCGGCACCAGCTCGTCCATGAGGGAGTGCGTGTTGATGAAATTGAGGGTCAGATCGGGCAGAGATCGGGAGTCGTTGACGCACTGGCCGGGCCTCGGATCCGGAACCTTGGTACTCTGAACCGGCAGCCAGTTCGAGTTGATGGCGCTCTGTTCCTTGAAGTTACCCTTGAACGTGTCGGTGACGTCTTGCAAGGAAAAGGCGCAGACGGCCGAGCCGCTGATGCTGTTCACCGGGGTAGTGAACGTGCCGTAAATCAGCTGCGCCGACTTATTGCCGTACTGACCCGATATCAGTTCCGTCGTTGATTCTGCAAATAACGCGCGCTGTAATTCCATGGTTCTTTGTTCGCGCGACCTCGGCCGCATCCGCGCAGGTTTACGAGCGTGCCAGCGAATCCtactgaaaatttatttctcgacCCTTCCGGCGTCTAAGTGCCGCCGTTTAAAATCAATGACGTCGCGGTTGACGTCCGATCGAACGAGGTATCTCGAGTGCCTCGATTCCGATCTCGAGGTCGAAGCCGCGTACAATGTTCGTCCGTGAGCACGATGGACCAAGATCGATCGCGTTAACCGTACCAGAAGCTTGTACTTACGTATCTCGTTGAAGTAGAAAGGAAAGTCTCCGGTGACGGAACAATTGAGACGGGACTTTAGGAACGAGGTCCACCTATTGCGATATCGATGCGGACCACCTCGATCGTATTTACAGACTCTCGCCACGCGAGAATAGACGGTCTGCAAAGGAGAAGAGAATAGACGTGTAAATGGTCGTCGCGTTTCTTGTCGCAGCGGTCAAACTGCTCGATAAAATCGAGAACCGATAACGTTCGACCGGTCGGATGCATCGATGCAGCCGCGTCCTCGCCAAGTCGTAGGCGATCGCGTCGCGAGAGAAGCTGCACGCCGCTGCTTTTGCCGATAAATTCGAGCGCGGAGGACGTGCCACGCGGTCACAAATTTCCCCGCGCCGTTCGAGAAGAAATTCCGGTGTAGATGATCGTCgtgaaaattttcatcgattacAGCTCGCGGAGGAATTTCATTCTAGAGACTCGGACGTCAGTGGAACGTCGCTGAACCAGCGAAATCGATCGACCGCGATCAAAGCAACGACACGTCCACTTACCTTGCCGCAATTGATATATTCCACGGCGGTCTCCCTGAAGAAGAAGTAGACGAAGTCTCCCTGGGCCATGGAGCTGACAAAGTTTGGCGCTGCAATTAGAACGCGCGCGTATTACAACGTTGTTACCATGGTTATGTACGCCGGCGGCAAACGGCGCTCGTAAAGTTCTCTTATGAATAAACGAACGCGATAACCGGCCGAATCGGTACAATGGACCGAGctacgataaaatatatagacgGCGCGCTCTCTCTATCTGCTgtggaataaaaaatgaacaGGGTAAGCGGAGCCGATGGGTGGTGGCCTCGAAAAATCGACTGAAAGCCGCTCGTCGAGCAGCCCCGATCGGAAGAATAATCCGGCGTTGTTTTAGGGCGGCGACATCAGATCCTCgttaaaaaatcattatcCACTTCGGCATCGTCTGGGAGAACGAGGGGCCAGATTTCCAACGATCGTGAACGGGCAAAtcgtaaaaatcaattttactttCCCAAAGCCTGACGGAAGAGgtggagaaggaagaagacgGGGACGCGGCGACGTCTACCAGACCGCGGCGAGAGCAGGGCAATAAGCCAACCGCGAAGACGCTAGAACCGTTTTATTTCGTCGATTATTCGAACGGCGGTGTCGCGCTGGAACGACGCCCtgcatctctctctctctctctctcttcctatCTCTCCTTCCGCTCTCAATTTTTCTCCTTCCCCTTTACTATCGCCGCAAACACACGTACGCGCGCACTCACTTGCTCTTGGGACCAGTCGCACCGACTCGCGTACACGAGCGTCCGATAAAGTGGGAAAACTTTATCGATTTATTAACTTGACAGGGTTTTCATAAGCTTCTTAGGAttcataaagtaatattaatcTCGCGCGCCACGTAGGTATATCCGACCGACCCGCCACGCTCCAGCCCATAAATTTTCCGTCGTTCCCTCTGTCCCGCTTTACACCGCCGCCGATTCATCTACCACACCACTTCGTCGTCCAgctgtctttctttctcgatgCATTTTACCGCGTCACCATCGAGACAAAGCGAAAGCTGCAGCGGGAAAGCAGAGGAGGAGATCAGGAGTCGTCGGTCTATTCACTCTTTGCCTCGTCTTCCTTTCCCGCTGCGATGCATTTTACGATTAGAAAACTGTCCGACGTTAGATACCCGTGAAACGACGCCGGCTCGATGAAAATCACGGATGGTACTCGACAACGCGCGCTAGTCGCTATGGAGGCTCTCGATGATCGTTTGGCTGAAAGTAGTAACGATGTAGCAATTATTTCACGGCAAAAACAGAAATTCATCGTCGCAATGGAGCGcgctttctatttttttttttgttgcatttttttttttgcattttttccGCGAAAACTTTTCGGTTTTGCGTTGGCAACGAGCAACGAGAATTTCGAGCGACGAGCGAGAGGAAAAGGTCAGCGCGAGCGAACGAGGCAAACGGAGAGAGGTCGGTAGAGAGTTGAATTTTCAACGAACGAAGGGAAAATCAATATTATCCAGCGGCCGGAGAAACTTGATTAGCGTTCGTACACCGTTCAATTAAAATACTCGAGCGGACGAGCGAAACCGTGGAATAAGGTGACGCACACGCAGTTTACCGTTCGCTTTCTTCCTCCCGCAGTTACTTTTCCTTCCCGACTTTTCTCGCAATCGAAACGTCGCGTCGTTCTCGTAAAAAAGTCCCGTCCCGCGTTTCCTCTCTACCTCGCCAATGAGCTCGCGCGTCATCCCTCGGTATCCGAACTATAATTCTTTCCCGCTCGGTGACCGTtccgaataaaaattcgacCTTTCGGCAAACTCGCAGGGGAACCGTAATTCTCGTTCGCCCTTCGTTTTTCCTCGCCGAGCATCGTAGATGTTTGGTTGATGCGAGGGAGCGTGAGTGCGAGGCGCTGGAAAAAGACGCTAGTTGGACGGCGAAATGTACGAGACACGCCCGATAAAGCAGTTAATAATAGCAATCCACGAAAAAACAGCTGGAGGAAGAGTCGTTGAACCGGCGGACAGGGGCCAGCAGACAGGTCTTTTATCCGGATTAAAATTTCCCATCGACGACGTGGTACCATGAGACGTGTTTCGTCCGGGGCGAACAGGGACTTCTGTCATTATACAGATATGGAAGGGCAGTGGAATAATATCGTCGCTGCGCGAGTTACGGAATCCAACGTACACGCACAGTTAATCTCGGAATTACATCGTGTGGATTAAAGCCGGTAGCCGGTAGTTGGCGCACAGCGCcgttttccataatttttcgTCCCGTAATTCGCAGAACCGCGATTTTCAAAGTCCAACGGAAAACTTCTGCAGTAAATATCGAATCCGTGTGGCTTGCAGCTTGCGGCCCTTTCGGATCTGCATTCGAATATGCCGAGCACTGGCGCGCGAAGCACCAGCCTAGCTGACCCTCTACTAAACAGAGCTGCACGGTACAACAAACCACTGTTTGCATAAATAGCTCGTGTAACCGGCATTTCGAATGCCAATGAATTTTCTGCGGATGGTCGTTTCGTTATTATCCAGGAAGCGTGGCCGAAACGCTTAACCCGTTCGAGCGAGCAACTTTCTTCCGGAATCTCTCGCTCGTTTGGAAAAACTTTTTCTGCGGAGAGAGTAAAGGGTTCTCCCCATCGTTAGCCGCGAGGAACGTTTTAGTATACCGAGCGATAAATTCTTTCTTGCCCGCTACTGCCCTACCGACCTTTTTCCACCATCGAGAACACACCACCTGCTTACCACGTATATCCAGCCTGGCCGCGTTTCTCATACTTTAATCCTTAATCGCGCGTTAACGTCGACCGGCCTGCCTCCGATTCGTCATCCACGCCCTTGCCCATTCCGTATCAACCCGACCAGATCCTAAGAAACATCGTCTAAcggctttttaatttcatcgatgaCGCGGCCGATTACCTTTCTCCTGCTTGCTTGCACGCGTCACTCGTCTTATCTGGACAATCTACTTTTTCTCGTTCGACGGCCGCGTGTTCGACGGCGGTACACAGTCGCTTTAAACCGACGTACGACATACTTACGTAAGCGACGGAAGCGACGACCGGGTCGACCGATCGATCGctaagaagaaaaacgaaaggaacgtCCTGGATTTACTCACCGTTTAGGCTCTTGGAGTCGTACTGCTCGGTCTGCAGCGGCTCCCTATAGATGATGGGATCCATGCCCGCGAAATCGGCCACCGTGCCGGTGTAAAGTTCTCCGTCTACGTAGACGAAGGTGCTGTTGTGACGAGGGTCGTACGGGCACATCGCCTGGCCTCCCTTCTCCTTCAGGATCGTATAGTTGCCGGGGTGTACCCCGTAGTCGCGGCACATCGGCTTGAAAGCGTTGGTCGCGCACACCAGCAACGTGTTCGAGTCCGTCTTGACGAGGATGCGAATGTAGTTCTGGCAATTCTCCTCGGGCGTGCCCTTCACCAGGCACATCTTCACGTCACTGTCGGTCGAGTACCAAGTCAACCTTTGTTGCTCGGTCAAATCAGTCAGGCTCAGATTGTGCACGAGATTTCTGAAATAGAAGAGATGTTGCCGCGAATGAATACGCTTTCAAGCTGGATTTGCTTCTATTCGCGGCGGCTCCTTCGGCAAATAGAACTCGGGCTCGCGATCGAACTCCGGGGTTCGGTAATCGCGCAACCAATTCTCGTTGCCGCATCGAGCTTTCCGCTTTAAGCGTTCATCGAACGTCGTCGTAtgaatggaattttaaaagaCAGCCACCGATAATACAGACGCGAAACCCAGTTCGCCCAAGTAAAGGATTTTACGGGGAATTTATGGGAAAAGAGAAGCTCGCGAATCTCGACTCACGGTCCCTTTTCGTCGAAACGAACCCCGCTCCTTCGAATATTCTCCAACGTATCTCTCCTCCTCCGAGAATTTCCCTATTTCCCGCGCGCGATCCGTAACTTTTTTCGATACGCGATACTTCCGATCGCGCATTAATCACCGTGTGGCACCGAGAGGCTTTCGCGTCCCTTTACTTTGTTCGCTTATCGCGCGCAGATTCTCCGGCTTCTCGGGATATGTAGTCGGTCCCACCGCGCACCGAGTCGACGACAAAAAAGTCGATCGAAAGGCCGAGAGCCACGGGAACCGCGACGAGATTCGAGCGCCGTCCCGATCCGTTTATTACACACGGACCAAGATTTATGGCGGTCGGCTCGAGATTAATATTCCGAGAGGTCTCGAGCTGCAAATTTTCCCCGTTGTCTCGCGACAGCTCGCATTTGCGCGCGATTTAACCTATCCCGGTAGTAGAACCGGGCCCATCGATATCGAGAGAAAAACCTAACCCGATGACACTCGCCGAATCGATCGAGCAATTAACGTAATTCTACCGACGACGGCGACAACGACGAGCGATCAACGATGACACGATCGATTCGCATCTGTTCACGGGAGGTAGACCCAATTATCGTCACGACCTACCAGCAACCGATTTCAttccgtctctctctctctttctgtgtCTGTCTATCTCTCTCGGACGAACGGAGTGGAATCGAGCGAAGATTCGTTTTCGAGAGGAAAGATAATCGATGGGAATCGGATTCGACGGCAAACCGGAGTTAAGGAGGCTCGGTACATAACGATTTCGTCGTACAACGTTGGCGAGTGGAGGGAAACGCGGAACCACCGACCGGACGAATCCTTCGACGCCAAACAGCAAAGCGTTTCGCGAGAGATTCGTGCTCCAGATTTCGCGTCCAGCAGCCGATGTATATCGcgttttaattacatattgcGTTCTCTCTGGATTCCGCGGGAGAAagttttttaaagaaattcagCGGCGAGTTCGCAAGAAGTCGCGCTTCCTCGCCGCTTCACATTCGAAGGGGCTCGTAAAATAAAGCGCGCGAAGAAGTTTCTAAATAAAGTTCGACGATCTCATTAACAGGGTGGAACAGCGTTTCGTGGCCGGTCTCGGAGAATTTATCGTCGGAAAGAAGAGAATCCGAGGAAGACGAAACTCGATAGGAGGAGAGAGAAGAGCGTGGAAACGAGATTTCCCGGTGAAACTAGTCCGTACACGTAAAGATCGAGAGGCGCGCGAGCGTCGATCGCGGTAGGCTCTCGAACCGGTAGCAaagaacgagaagaagaagcgGTCCTTTAATTAAAGCACTCGCTCCAAATGAATCCTCTATTTACCTTCCGCCGACCAGAAGATAGTTCCCGTCCCGGAGTACCAGCCGAAAGTAGTCTGTGTGCGTCTCGTTCCCCGTAAACCTGAACACATCTTCGGCACCTGGAAAAGAAAAGTAGAGGAACGTCGGTTGGTTTTCCTTCTATCGTTTGAAAGGAGGAATTATCTTATTGGTGTAATTAGAGGAGTCGACGGATCTCGTTCGTGGTCGTTGCTTTCGCGGTGAATGGTCGCGAAAGGCGGACGGCCATTGACGAGCGACGCGGTCCAACGGCACACGCAGGCACCGACGACGACGTTTGCGAGCTAAGCCGTTCACGGTATCGAGCAAACGCCAGGTCGGCTTAATAAGCGTAATAAGTTCCTTTTGATCGCCATTCCAAAGAACAAaggttcgatcgatcgttaacGGATCTATCCCGGTGATCGATCATTTTTTCACCCGACAGGAAGCTACTTCATTATCCGCTAATTACCTATCTATTAGTTACAACGAGCCTCCCTTCATCCTGGCCGCCCCTTCAACGATCGATCGGTTCCTCCGCCCGTCGGCAAACTCCTCCCTCGCGATACTCTCCGAGAACGATGAGAGTTCGTTCCACCGGACAAATTTCTCGGAAATTTTCGTCGAAATTCGCGAGCCTCGTTATCGCCTCGTATCGTGAAAGGTCTTAATCATCGAGGCTTGTGCACGTTCCACCCCCCGAAGCGTAACGATtaaccttttctttctcgcgaCAGCCCGCGGCGCCTCGTTGCACCACCGTTGGCATCGATAACGAAGATAACACGGTCGAATCGTAAAGTCGCAGCTACGAACGAACCGCGTGGCAACCTAATTCCGCGGCGGTGGTGCCTGCCGACACCGAGGGCATAATTATCGACGTGTTTCCGCGTTTCGACGTCAGTCAATGTCACTGACCGGTCCTTCGTATCCGGTCGAAGCAATTTAGGTCGGCGGATAAGCACGCAATAGCATCGACAGTAACAATGAACGGATGGTACGGTGAAGGGAGCCATTATGAAAGGACCGCGCCCTCCGCGTCGGCTATTCGCTTCGTCCTGCCGCAAGACGTTCGGTAAAGTAATTAACGTAATTCGGACCAGTTCGCGAAGCGAGAGTCCATTTCCTAACTGCGTTCAGCCGCTTTCATAATACTTTTCACGATTCCGCTGCGATGTCTGTTTCGAGCGAAAGAATTCTAGCGGCTTCCTCTGCGAGCTACGCTTTCAAACGATTTCCAGCAACCGGAATCGTTCCGGCCggagatttttatttattcgtacgTCGAAGAATTGCCAGAGTTTCCATCGGCGAGAAAGGATGGTCCGGCGAGCGTAAAACGTGGTGGAGTGACGGACGCAACGCGGTTCGAAATTAACGCGTCGATTATCCGTCGTTCACCGGGCAGGTAACGTCTGAAGTGCAATTAACGCGGTCCTCCGACACCAGTCAATATCGATGATTCCGAGCGGCGTGTCTCGCGTATGCAATTTGGGTCGCTGATAGCCGCGGAATACCGGGCAAATGGGAGCGCACCATTATCGGAGGATCATACGTCTTGCACTGGAAACGAATTAACGTCACGCTGGCCCGCGTTACATTCGTCCTCGTCCGACGGGAAAGCCCGAGAGAATCGGAAGGTTGAACGGAGAGAGGGTAGTTAGAGAGACAGGGAAACGGTTTTAGATAGAAAATCGGAACGAGATCGCTCCGGGATATAGCCGAATAGCTAGCTAGCTGGCTGTCCGCTTATTAAACGTTTTCCGCGTGGAAACGTTACATCGGTATTTACGGCATCTGCTTTTGACTGCTTTTTTACTTCGGGGGTCGAACGCGTGTCCCATGGTTGAATCGATAATTATCGAGTCACCGCGGCGGTACCGTTTGCTCGTTCGTTCTCCACCGCTTTCGTTTTTCGTTGCTGCGGCGCGGTGGTTCGCGTCGAGAGCGTTCGATCGCGAAATCAAACGCGGCGAAATTGCACAAGGATATACGCGAACGCCGCGTAGACGGACGCAAAGATCGGTGGACGAGGGAAGGGGGAACGCGGTCTCTTTCGCTGATTGGCTTTGAAATTAAACGGGGCAGCTTGTAACTCCCATCGGCTCTAGATTCGCTCGGTTATCGCTTTCCAAAATTAGCCGGTCGATTGCAATCTCGCGCGCCAACCATCGTGAAAACGCAAAGATTCCGTTTCACCGTTCGTTCTAATTTCCAGCTGGAAATTAGAGCTCGAACGAAATCGACCGGCAACTCCCCGTATCTATTAATCACGGAAAATTCGAGGTGCGTTTGCTCTCCGTGCCAACCATCGCATACTGTCGCTCGCATCGTCCATGCGATGTGTGTGTTTCCACGTGTCGCGATGTCCTTTCACAACAGGACGAGACAGGAGTTTGCGGTGAACGTCGAGTTTCGCCTGACAGCGGGACCAACGATATTCGCGGAAGCTGACGCAAAACGCAAGCCAACGAGTTGATATCGGCTTACACGTAGAGCCGAGGTAGAACGTCTCGTTTTAAGCGGCCACACGCGATCCAGCAAAGCCGGCGACAATCGCGATTGCGCTTTTCAATGAGCGACTTTTTGGCATTGCCGAGCTTCTAAGCGCGTCACAAAGCACTTAAGCGCGTTTCGCGGGTCAGCTGGTGGCCGGCCCGACACGTCCACGCCTCTTCCTGTCCATTTTCATTTCGCTGTTTCAATCTCTGGCGTTAATTGCGCCACGCGAAACCCGCTCCTAAGTTCGTTCATTTCAATCTGGTTGCCAAGTAACGGGTGGCCGGAAGTCGTTTCCGAAATACCGATCCAACGATCCTATCGACTCCTAACGAGGAGGAAGCACCACGTATCGATTTCGAGGCAAGTTCGTAAGTGAGAGGCCAACGTAGATGTTCGCGCGGCCAGTGTATCATTGCAAATTAAATATCCGTTTCGGCGAGGAGAAACTAGGTTCGCAGAGAGTCGGAGAGAACGGAGGccaatattttacgatatctcGAACAGACCGTGCGTTACATCGGAGCGTACAACGTACGATTGTTCGGCAACCGCTAAAAAATTGACCGAAGTGAATTTATCTGGTCCAGCAGGGGCCAGGGTAGGCGAGACCACAAATCACGTATATAAGTTTGCCGAGGCGGTGGCACGGCATAGCGTGGCATGGCATGGCATGGCGTGGCGTGCCATGAAACCCCGGCACCGGGTATTCGGAAATATTGAACGCGTCCAAAGTTACGACTCTGCCGTCAAACTTGCTCGATCGAAGTTTGCGAGATCGTTCTCCACCGTCCCTCTGGTCGGCCTGAGTAGACCAGCAGGGCCCATCCAGACGGGAATCCAGCGAATATAGCGGATCGGGTAAAAGATGCACGCTGCCGAACGAGACCGAGAATTCTCAAGCTGATCGTTGTCGCGTCACTATCACGGCAATTAAACGTACGAGTCCGCGCACCAGCCATTCCTTGTCGATCATTCCGCTCTACCTTTTGGCGAATTTTCCACCTTCTTCGAACGAGTCTGCGACAAACGCGATGCGCCGTGTATTAATTTACGGCTAGCGTTTTCGACGTTTACATCGAAAGGTATCCGAGTGACGGAAAGAAAACTTCTCGCGGACTCTATCGACTCTTCGTGGTCCAACTTCCAAATTCGACGCGACGTTGGTTCGAACAATTTGGAAGTTATCCGGTCCCCAACTTTTCCCTCGTACGGGCTCTCGTCGTTTAACGTTCCGGATCGTCGTGACCCGCCCAACAATTTCGAAAGTTCGCGTCATAACGCGAGCTG
Above is a genomic segment from Bombus pascuorum chromosome 9, iyBomPasc1.1, whole genome shotgun sequence containing:
- the LOC132910419 gene encoding semaphorin-1A isoform X2, yielding MRRTILETRMHPVLSCWCVVATVTLVFAAWQENIRPKMYVQLGAEDVFRFTGNETHTDYFRLVLRDGNYLLVGGRNLVHNLSLTDLTEQQRLTWYSTDSDVKMCLVKGTPEENCQNYIRILVKTDSNTLLVCATNAFKPMCRDYGVHPGNYTILKEKGGQAMCPYDPRHNSTFVYVDGELYTGTVADFAGMDPIIYREPLQTEQYDSKSLNAPNFVSSMAQGDFVYFFFRETAVEYINCGKTVYSRVARVCKYDRGGPHRYRNRWTSFLKSRLNCSVTGDFPFYFNEIQSTTELISGQYGNKSAQLIYGTFTTPVNSISGSAVCAFSLQDVTDTFKGNFKEQSAINSNWLPVQSTKVPDPRPGQCVNDSRSLPDLTLNFINTHSLMDELVPSFFGQPIVIRTSFHYRFTQIAVDPQVKTPGGKTYDVLFIGTDNGKVIKAVNAESADTHLKVSPVVIEEIQAFPSTVPVRGIKVVRASQAGDGLEDGRLVVIADSQVQALRLHRCYSDRILSCGECVALQDPYCAWDKVEGKCRALVGPAATDASRFLQSVATGLHASCPPSKTSNKDASSVGAISANQNKFPQDSMIPNKEGQGGEIINIMQDEEQDNSGPEVSAADSPPPQYSVETLVMAVVAGALAALLVGFVAGYLCGRKCRKDEDDNLPYPDTEYEYFEQRQNVNRLAPEPKLLPQEEVTYAEPVLVPQPPKLHSPKGTMRKPPPTPTETLFQFPDGYGFRGPRDNFGTLRSHQGDAYRRNDGFATTRSVKKVYL
- the LOC132910419 gene encoding semaphorin-1A isoform X1; amino-acid sequence: MRRTILETRMHPVLSCWCVVATVTLVFAAWQENIRPKMYVQLGAEDVFRFTGNETHTDYFRLVLRDGNYLLVGGRNLVHNLSLTDLTEQQRLTWYSTDSDVKMCLVKGTPEENCQNYIRILVKTDSNTLLVCATNAFKPMCRDYGVHPGNYTILKEKGGQAMCPYDPRHNSTFVYVDGELYTGTVADFAGMDPIIYREPLQTEQYDSKSLNAPNFVSSMAQGDFVYFFFRETAVEYINCGKTVYSRVARVCKYDRGGPHRYRNRWTSFLKSRLNCSVTGDFPFYFNEIQSTTELISGQYGNKSAQLIYGTFTTPVNSISGSAVCAFSLQDVTDTFKGNFKEQSAINSNWLPVQSTKVPDPRPGQCVNDSRSLPDLTLNFINTHSLMDELVPSFFGQPIVIRTSFHYRFTQIAVDPQVKTPGGKTYDVLFIGTDNGKVIKAVNAESADTHLKVSPVVIEEIQAFPSTVPVRGIKVVRASQAGDGLEDGRLVVIADSQVQALRLHRCYSDRILSCGECVALQDPYCAWDKVEGKCRALVGPAATDASRFLQSVATGLHASCPPSKTSNKDASSVGAISANQNKFPQDSMIPNKEGQGGEIINIMQDEEQDNSGPEVSAADSPPPQYSVETLVMAVVAGALAALLVGFVAGYLCGRKCRKDEDDNLPYPDTEYEYFEQRQNVNSRLAPEPKLLPQEEVTYAEPVLVPQPPKLHSPKGTMRKPPPTPTETLFQFPDGYGFRGPRDNFGTLRSHQGDAYRRNDGFATTRSVKKVYL